The Nocardioides ginsengisegetis region CGCATCGGCTTCCTCGTGCTGCTGATCGGAACCACCCTGGAGGTGCTCGCCTCGCAGGGCCGCGAGCTCTTCCGGGTCGCCCGCTGGAGGAAGACCATGGGTCACCACGTCGTCATCATCGGCTACGGCACGAAGGGTCGCAGCGCCGTCGAGACCCTCGTCAACAACGGCCAGGACCGCGACGGCATCGTCGTCGTGGACCCCAGCAAGATCGCGCTCGAGGACGCCCACTCCGACGGCCTGGCCGTCGTCACGGGCGACGCCACCCGACGCGAGGTGCTCCGCCGCGCCGGCGTCGCCGAGGCCGACCAGGTCATCATCACGACCAACCGCGACGACTCCAACGTGCTCGCCACCTTGACGGTGCGCCAGCTCAACCCCGACGCGTGGATCGTCGCGGCGGTCCGTGAGCAGGAGAACGCGCCGCTGATGAAGCAGTCCGGCGCCAACTCCGTGATCACCTCCTCCGACGCGGTCGGCCGGCTGCTCGGCCTGTCCTCGATGTCGCCGATGCTCGGCTCGGTCATGGAGGACCTGCTGACCTACGGCGAGGGCCTCGAGGTCGCCGAGCGCGACCTGCTGGTCAACGAGGTCGGCCAGCAGCCGCAGGCGCTGCCCGACCAGGTCATCGCGGTCGTGCGCGACGAGAAGGTCTACCGCTACTTCGACCCGGTGGTCACCCAGCTGGCGCGCGGCGACCGGCTGATCGTCGTCCGCCCGGCGCGGGAGCTGCCCTGGGCGCCGCGTCCCGGCACCCATGACGAGGACTTCGCCTCCGACGACTGAGCCGGGACACTCGCGCGTTTCCCCGACGGGCCGGGGATTTCCCACTAGCCTCGGTCCGGGGTGGGGGCCCAGTAAGGGGAAACTCATGCCGGGGAGCCGGCGACACGGCGTCGTGAACTCGTCACCGACCGTGGTGGCGGGGTTCGTGGCGGGCTACGTCGCACTGGGGTTCGTCGGTCGGTGGACGATCGGCGAGGGGACGACCTTCGCGCTGATCTGGCCGGCCGGCGGTCTTGCCGTGCTCTGGTTCCTGCTGCGCGGGGCCGGACCCCGATCGGTCGACACGGCCCTGCTCGCGGTCGCGACGTACGCCGTCAACGTGGTCACCGGGGCGCCGTACGACATCGGCCTGCTCCTCGTCGTGACCAACGTGGCGCAGACCCTCGCCGCCGTGGCCCTGGTCCGGCGCTACTGCCCGGAGCTGTGGGGGGCCGGTGGAGACCGCCCCCTCGACTCGCCCGGGGTGCTGGTGCGGTTCCTGGCCACCGCCGTGGTCGCGACCGGACTCGGTGCGGCCCTCGGGGCGGCCGGGACCTCGCTGCTCCACGGAGGCCTCGACGGCATCGGCGCGGTGCTCTGGCTCGGCCGCAACCTGTGCGGGGTGCTGATGGTCGTGCCCGCCGGGCTCCTGGTGGCCCGACTGCGTTCCGTGCCGGCCGACGAGCCGGTGATCGGACCCGCCGGTCGCCCCGAGCTCGCCATGGCCGGGGCGTTCACGATCGCGATGTACGCGCTGGCGTTCACCTTCGACGACCTGCCCCTCGCCTTCCCCCTCGTGGCCGGCGTCGTCTGGGTCGGCATGCGCTACACGACCGTGGTCTCGGCGGCGTACGCGACCCTCAACGGCATCGCCACGATCCGGCTCACGCTCAACCACATCGGGCCGTTCGCCGCGGTCGAGGATCCGCAGGTCGGGGCGCTGCTCGCGCAGTTCTACATCGTGACCATCGTGGTCACCGGGC contains the following coding sequences:
- a CDS encoding potassium channel family protein; its protein translation is MAGRASGKVSLPEPVRSPWYALTRRLLAAVIILVGTVVIVYADRSGYRDGNDPTGVVDLADAIYYTTVTLSTTGYGDIAPVSERARLVNAFVITPARIGFLVLLIGTTLEVLASQGRELFRVARWRKTMGHHVVIIGYGTKGRSAVETLVNNGQDRDGIVVVDPSKIALEDAHSDGLAVVTGDATRREVLRRAGVAEADQVIITTNRDDSNVLATLTVRQLNPDAWIVAAVREQENAPLMKQSGANSVITSSDAVGRLLGLSSMSPMLGSVMEDLLTYGEGLEVAERDLLVNEVGQQPQALPDQVIAVVRDEKVYRYFDPVVTQLARGDRLIVVRPARELPWAPRPGTHDEDFASDD